The following proteins are co-located in the Castor canadensis chromosome 5, mCasCan1.hap1v2, whole genome shotgun sequence genome:
- the Retnlb gene encoding resistin-like beta — MKPTTCLLLIFISLLQLMIPGNTQCTIDSAVKEKIQKYLSGLGCNPSGPTKKLSCISIKNSGRVATCPSGMIVTGCACGYGCGSWNVEGQNTCHCQCSVIDWTTARCCHLE, encoded by the exons ATGAAGCCTACAACTTGCCTCCTTCTTATCTTCATCTCCCTTCTCCAGCTGATGATCCCAGGAAATACTCAGTGTACCATAGATTCCGCGGTGAAGGAAAAGATCCAGAAATATCTCAGTGGTCTAG GGTGTAATCCCTCTGGTCCAACAAAGAAGCTCTCCTGCATCAGTATCAAAAATTCAGGCAGAGTAGCCACCTGTCCTTCTG GGATGATTGTCACTGGTTGTGCTTGTGGTTATGGCTGTGGTTCGTGGAATGTTGAGGGGCAAAACACATGCCACTGCCAGTGCAGTGTGATAGACTGGACTACTGCCCGCTGCTGCCACCTGGAATAA